One genomic window of Arvicola amphibius chromosome 4, mArvAmp1.2, whole genome shotgun sequence includes the following:
- the LOC119813221 gene encoding keratin, type I cytoskeletal 20: protein MDFSRRSVHRSLSSSSQGPALSMSSSVYRKGGMQRLGAAPSVYGGAGGHGTRISVSKTVVNYGSNLSGGGDLFAGNGKLAMQNLNDRLASYLEKVRSLEQSNSRLEAQIKQWYETNAPSTIRDYSPYYAQIKDLQNQIKDAQIQNARCVLQIDNAKLAADDFRLKFETERGMRVTVEADLQGLSKVFDDLTLQKTDLEVQIEELSKDLVLLQKEHQEEVDALRRQLGTNVNVEVDAAPGLNLGEIMNEMRQKYEVLAQKNLQEAKEQFEKQSAALQQEVTVNTEELKGTELQVTELRRTYQNLEIELQSLLSMKESLERTLEETKARYASQLAALQGMLSSLEAQLMQIRSDTERQNQDHNALLDIKTRLEQEIATYRRLLEGEDIRTTEYQLATLESKDTKKTRKIKTVVEEVVDGKVVSSEIKEVEERV, encoded by the exons ATGGATTTCAGTCGTCGAAGTGTTCACAGAAGTCTGAGTTCCTCCTCACAAGGCCCAGCACTTAGCATGAGTAGCTCCGTGTATAGGAAGGGGGGCATGCAGCGTCTGGGGGCCGCACCCAGTGTCTATGGTGGAGCTGGAGGCCACGGCACTCGCATCTCTGTCTCCAAAACCGTAGTGAACTATGGCAGCAATCTCTCCGGCGGAGGGGACCTGTTTGCTGGCAATGGGAAACTAGCAATGCAGAACCTCAATGACCGGTTGGCCAGCTACCTCGAAAAAGTGCGGTCCCTGGAGCAATCCAACTCCAGACTTGAAGCCCAGATCAAGCAGTGGTATGAAACCAATGCGCCTAGCACCATCCGGGACTACAGTCCCTACTACGCACAAATCAAAGACCTGCAGAACCAG ATTAAGGATGCGCAAATACAAAATGCCCGCTGCGTCCTGCAAATTGACAACGCTAAGCTGGCTGCAGACGACTTCAGACTGAA GTTTGAGACCGAGAGGGGGATGCGTGTCACTGTGGAAGCTGATCTCCAAGGCTTGAGCAAGGTTTTTGATGACCTGACCCTTCAAAAGACAGACTTGGAAGTCCAGATTGAAGAACTGAGCAAGGACCTGGTCCTCCTCCAGAAGGAGCATCAGGAG GAAGTCGATGCTCTGCGCAGGCAGCTGGGCACCAATGTCAACGTGGAGGTGGATGCTGCTCCAGGCCTGAACCTGGGAGAGATCATGAATGAGATGAGGCAGAAATACGAAGTCTTGGCACAGAAGAACCTCCAAGAGGCCAAAGAACAGTTTGAGAAACAG AGCGCAGCCCTGCAGCAAGAAGTCACCGTGAACACCGAGGAACTGAAAGGGACCGAGCTGCAAGTCACGGAGCTGAGACGAACCTACCAGAACCTGGAGATCGAGCTGCAGTCTCTCCTCAGCATG AAAGAGTCTCTGGAGCGCACCCTGGAGGAAACCAAGGCTCGTTATGCCAGCCAGTTGGCAGCCCTCCAGGGAATGCTGAGCTCCCTGGAGGCCCAACTGATGCAGATCCGGAGTGACACCGAGCGCCAGAACCAGGACCACAATGCCCTTCTGGACATAAAGACCCGGCTTGAGCAGGAGATCGCTACCTACCGCCGCCTTCTGGAAGGAGAAGACATAAG AACTACAGAGTACCAGTTGGCCACTTTGGAAAGTAAGG ATACCAAGAAAACCAGGAAGATTAAGACCGTGGTAGAGGAAGTGGTGGATGGCAAGGTCGTGTCCTCTGAAATCAAGGAGGTGGAAGAAAGGGTATAG